A portion of the Gossypium arboreum isolate Shixiya-1 chromosome 8, ASM2569848v2, whole genome shotgun sequence genome contains these proteins:
- the LOC108468051 gene encoding heavy metal-associated isoprenylated plant protein 3-like translates to MGEKKNGNKQGGGDGKKKEMSSSTSVFKFECLCDGCASKILKCINQFEGVETVKPEMSSNKVTVIGTADPTAIKEKLDKKTKKKVELISSQPKKDDNKEEKKEKKPDQQKNQDSHNKSDKKPKEAPVTTADLKVQLKCQCDGCFDRISKIVSETKGVQELKVDRQKEMVTVKGTMDVKALAEALKDKLKKHVEIVAPKKEKDGNKEGGDGGKKNNKGGGEDGGNEANGGKMEGNRMEFMLPPQFGHMPSYIPGYPGYGHPAYAYGNPYPHPHGHGYPGYVPGYPVYVNPPHQMFNDENTNACAIM, encoded by the exons ATGGGAGAG AAAAAGAACGGAAACAAGCAAGGAGGAGGGGATGGGAAAAAGAAGGAAATGAGTTCTTCAACCTCTGTTTTCAAATTTGAGTGTCTCTGTGATGGTTGTGCTTCCAAAATCCTCAAATGCATTAATCAATTTGAAG GGGTGGAGACGGTGAAACCAGAGATGAGCTCAAACAAAGTGACGGTGATAGGAACTGCGGATCCCACTGCCATTAAAGAGAAACTCGACAAGAAAACGAAGAAGAAAGTTGAGCTCATTTCTTCTCAACCCAAGAAAGATGATAACaaagaggaaaaaaaagagaaaaaacctGACCAACAGAAAAACCAGGATTCTCATAATAAATCAGACAAAAAACCCAAAGAG GCCCCGGTAACGACGGCGGATTTGAAGGTGCAATTGAAATGCCAGTGTGATGGATGCTTTGATAGGATTAGCAAAATTGTCTCTGAAACCAAAG GTGTCCAAGAGTTGAAAGTAGACAGGCAGAAGGAGATGGTCACAGTTAAGGGGACTATGGATGTTAAGGCCTTGGCTGAGGCTTTGAAGGACAAGCTGAAGAAGCATGTTGAGATTGTAGCTCCTAAGAAAGAGAAGGATGGCAACAAGGAGGGCGGCGACGGAGGGAAGAAGAACAACAAAGGTGGTGGTGAAGATGGTGGGAACGAAGCTAATGGTGGCAAGATGGAAGGGAACCGAATGGAGTTCATGCTTCCACCCCAATTTGGACACATGCCTAGTTACATTCCGGGTTATCCCGGATACGGGCACCCAGCTTACGCGTATGGAAACCCGTATCCGCACCCACACGGGCATGGTTACCCCGGGTATGTGCCAGGTTACCCGGTGTATGTTAATCCACCTCACCAGATGTTTAACGATGAGAACACCAATGCTTGTGCTATCATGTAA